One region of Methanomassiliicoccales archaeon genomic DNA includes:
- a CDS encoding uroporphyrinogen decarboxylase family protein, with the protein MGYEDLFPGMDMKWHANATKRFASPFVDVPHDRIDVDPIILSHAAVACGFTIRDFYEKPELGIHCVGYISHLYDLLPVTHWFYSLPWVRELGLKLEYKETLPPVSTGPIISEPGQVDSIHVPDVDELKKGYTLPEFIRIYKYVQKNLPMTLVPISYGFDLVGAAAELCGVENFIMWTFTEPEAAHKLVKKYTDTSVNGAIGLAQEFGMAMLIVGSVLANNDIFSDEAVKEYSANYMKYYVDKAFRGGAGPQLFYHFCGNHQTDYKVFKDTLFWSPFNVLHIGYYGKEPFPSQLLKEEFGNRTTIMGSVDTKLMINPNPKVVYEQAKAQILAGRDSPKGYILGTSCETPPYTIPGNLLALVKAARDYGTYGTW; encoded by the coding sequence ATGGGCTACGAAGATCTATTTCCAGGAATGGATATGAAATGGCATGCAAATGCCACGAAGAGATTTGCTTCCCCGTTCGTTGACGTACCACACGACAGAATTGACGTAGACCCGATCATACTATCGCATGCAGCGGTGGCATGCGGGTTTACAATCAGGGACTTTTACGAGAAGCCAGAACTAGGAATTCACTGCGTCGGGTATATTTCGCATTTATACGACCTCTTGCCTGTGACGCACTGGTTCTATTCGTTGCCGTGGGTGCGTGAACTGGGATTGAAGCTTGAATACAAAGAAACACTACCGCCAGTTTCAACGGGACCCATTATCTCAGAACCGGGACAGGTGGACAGTATACATGTGCCAGACGTAGATGAACTTAAGAAGGGTTATACACTACCTGAGTTCATCAGAATTTACAAATATGTGCAGAAGAATCTTCCAATGACGCTCGTACCTATATCTTACGGGTTTGATTTGGTAGGGGCAGCTGCTGAGCTTTGCGGTGTAGAAAACTTTATTATGTGGACATTTACGGAGCCAGAAGCAGCGCACAAATTAGTTAAGAAGTACACGGACACTTCGGTAAACGGTGCGATAGGGTTAGCCCAGGAATTTGGGATGGCCATGCTGATTGTAGGGTCTGTACTCGCTAACAACGATATATTCTCAGATGAAGCAGTGAAAGAGTACTCAGCGAATTATATGAAGTACTATGTCGACAAAGCATTCAGAGGCGGAGCTGGACCACAACTGTTCTATCACTTCTGCGGTAACCATCAAACAGATTACAAGGTGTTCAAAGATACGCTATTCTGGTCTCCATTCAATGTGCTGCATATAGGGTACTATGGAAAAGAGCCGTTCCCGTCACAACTGCTGAAAGAGGAATTTGGAAACCGCACAACAATTATGGGATCGGTTGATACCAAGCTCATGATCAATCCCAATCCAAAGGTAGTCTATGAGCAAGCTAAGGCGCAGATACTTGCAGGTCGTGATAGCCCGAAGGGCTACATTCTCGGTACTTCTTGTGAGACGCCGCCGTATACGATTCCCGGTAATCTCCTAGCTCTGGTTAAAGCGGCCAGGGACTATGGTACTTATGGGACATGGTGA
- a CDS encoding dynamin family protein yields the protein MDSSGAFNGKAHWTLDSARSSMDFNEWKNSCVDVLSLMVKISEHIGGNSLVTSINSIIEDIENERFHLAVLGSFKRGKSTLINALLGSEVLVTGILPLTSVVTKLFYGKETQAKVFFENGESVDIPIDDLGIFTTEKGNPNNEKRVTEVHVYVNNEFLKQGVVLVDTPGIGSVHDGSTSSTYRFLPNIDAGIFVTGVEPPIGNEEIIFLSKMLGIIDKIFIVINKIDLIDENDIAEAIAYSNSVIADRLNRNDLEIYPVSSRLALLAFRDGDEYKLEKSGFKDFAGRLKDFLLNEKGITFARSIMRKALRTSSDLLTSIEIQLKMLQQPIDEVRGKIAWLEQEIEMIQDKISEVDHVILAKCERAERRVEKMISQQIGEKASVLLERIDDYFNNEFCKCSKKESLSKMEEFLTTSIEHEIRPILDCLEEDLQRTVQEIASSLESELEKVINEFRREIGRIFQIEIPDYQKSGFPIRKSRLYFDEVRLLDYESIIPAEIPFVLPKPLYIRTLRKRVSNAVTNEMDKYSGKLRYDYAYRLREGTKLIKSEILNRLQMTLDVMKGAIELVEMFKQKAESEKNSKLQELTGLREAVKEAIERLHFMNSEFNIGG from the coding sequence ATGGATTCAAGTGGTGCATTCAACGGCAAAGCTCATTGGACTTTGGACTCTGCGAGAAGCTCTATGGATTTCAACGAATGGAAGAATTCCTGCGTCGATGTACTTTCCCTTATGGTAAAGATTTCAGAACACATTGGCGGGAACTCACTGGTAACATCCATCAATTCCATTATTGAAGATATTGAGAATGAGAGATTTCACCTCGCGGTGCTCGGGAGTTTCAAACGAGGCAAGTCCACATTGATTAATGCATTGTTGGGTTCTGAGGTTTTGGTAACTGGCATATTGCCCCTCACATCAGTTGTTACAAAATTATTCTATGGGAAAGAAACTCAGGCAAAAGTGTTTTTTGAAAATGGAGAATCGGTTGATATTCCTATTGATGATCTTGGAATTTTCACCACAGAAAAAGGTAACCCAAACAATGAAAAGAGGGTGACTGAAGTGCATGTTTACGTCAACAATGAATTCTTAAAACAAGGTGTGGTGCTCGTCGACACACCAGGAATAGGTTCTGTCCATGATGGTAGCACTAGTAGCACCTATAGATTTCTACCAAATATCGACGCTGGAATATTTGTCACTGGTGTTGAACCGCCAATTGGTAACGAGGAGATCATTTTTCTTTCGAAAATGCTCGGGATTATAGATAAGATCTTCATTGTAATTAATAAAATTGATTTAATCGATGAAAACGACATCGCTGAGGCGATAGCTTATTCCAATTCTGTGATTGCAGATCGCTTGAACAGAAATGACCTGGAAATTTATCCAGTATCTTCAAGATTAGCCCTCTTGGCTTTTCGTGACGGTGACGAATATAAATTAGAAAAAAGCGGATTTAAAGACTTCGCAGGTCGTCTCAAAGATTTCCTTTTGAACGAAAAAGGAATCACATTTGCTAGATCAATTATGAGAAAAGCCCTGAGAACTTCTTCAGATTTATTGACTTCAATTGAAATTCAATTGAAAATGCTCCAGCAGCCGATTGATGAAGTGCGAGGTAAAATAGCCTGGCTTGAGCAGGAAATCGAAATGATTCAAGACAAGATTTCCGAAGTTGATCACGTCATTCTAGCTAAATGTGAACGGGCTGAGAGGAGAGTGGAAAAAATGATCTCTCAGCAAATTGGCGAGAAAGCATCTGTTTTGCTAGAGCGAATTGATGATTATTTCAACAATGAATTCTGCAAATGCAGCAAAAAGGAATCACTATCTAAGATGGAAGAATTTCTCACAACGTCAATCGAGCATGAAATTCGGCCAATTTTAGATTGCTTGGAAGAGGACTTGCAAAGGACAGTTCAAGAAATCGCATCTTCTCTGGAAAGCGAACTTGAAAAAGTGATCAACGAGTTCAGAAGAGAAATTGGAAGAATCTTTCAGATCGAGATACCTGATTACCAAAAATCGGGGTTTCCAATCCGCAAGAGCAGATTATACTTCGACGAAGTCAGATTATTGGATTATGAAAGTATAATTCCAGCGGAAATACCATTTGTTCTCCCGAAGCCGCTTTACATACGTACGCTCAGAAAGCGAGTGAGCAATGCAGTCACAAATGAAATGGATAAGTACTCTGGTAAATTGCGCTATGATTATGCGTACAGACTTCGTGAAGGCACAAAGCTTATAAAAAGTGAAATTCTCAACAGGCTGCAAATGACATTGGACGTTATGAAAGGAGCAATTGAACTGGTCGAGATGTTCAAACAAAAAGCTGAATCTGAAAAGAATTCGAAGCTTCAAGAATTGACGGGACTTCGTGAGGCTGTGAAAGAGGCGATCGAAAGGCTCCATTTTATGAACTCAGAGTTCAACATAGGTGGATAA
- a CDS encoding ArsA-related P-loop ATPase — translation MALKIAVSGKGGVGKTTVAGILARLYGREGKEVLVLDADPASNLASVVGVDKEVQKKITPLSQMLDLIEERTGVRPGSSYGGVFSINPKVDDIASRYAVEGKDGVRLLVLGTISTGGSGCFCPESALLKNLVRYLVLERNQYLIMDMEAGLEHLGRASSKNMDVMLVVVEPGMRSVETAGRIKTLASQIGIKRMMAVLNKISSETEKQKLQQEMENLELSVATTIPFNRMLIEADLMGVSPLDIKGTDDVAIAVRKLKKILDEVEATSQ, via the coding sequence ATGGCATTGAAAATTGCGGTTTCTGGCAAGGGGGGAGTGGGTAAGACCACGGTAGCGGGAATATTGGCGAGACTTTACGGAAGAGAAGGTAAGGAGGTATTGGTTTTGGATGCGGATCCGGCGTCGAACCTTGCCAGTGTCGTAGGCGTGGATAAAGAGGTGCAAAAGAAAATAACGCCACTCTCTCAGATGCTTGATCTTATAGAAGAAAGAACAGGCGTACGACCTGGTTCAAGTTATGGTGGCGTTTTTTCTATTAATCCAAAGGTGGATGACATTGCATCCAGGTATGCCGTTGAAGGAAAAGATGGGGTACGACTTCTTGTTCTAGGAACTATAAGCACAGGCGGTAGCGGATGTTTTTGCCCTGAAAGTGCGCTGTTGAAAAATCTAGTAAGATACCTCGTCTTGGAAAGAAATCAGTATCTTATTATGGACATGGAGGCAGGATTGGAACATCTCGGCAGGGCAAGTTCGAAAAATATGGATGTCATGCTTGTGGTGGTCGAACCGGGAATGAGATCGGTAGAAACAGCTGGAAGGATCAAAACGCTGGCATCTCAAATTGGAATAAAAAGAATGATGGCAGTTTTGAACAAAATTTCATCTGAAACGGAAAAGCAAAAACTACAGCAGGAAATGGAAAATCTTGAACTCTCTGTAGCTACGACTATTCCATTTAATAGAATGTTAATCGAAGCTGATCTTATGGGCGTATCGCCACTTGATATAAAAGGGACGGACGATGTTGCGATCGCCGTAAGAAAACTCAAAAAGATATTGGACGAGGTAGAAGCTACTTCCCAGTGA
- a CDS encoding MBL fold metallo-hydrolase RNA specificity domain-containing protein — translation MSVKLTVYDGCDTIGGNKIFLECDDYGVLLDFGINYEKLGKYYEEFLAPRTGRGIYDYLCTGQLPKVNVYRDDLIPADIDISDFRKLRVNAVFASHAHLDHVGMIPMLNMEIPLIGSPMTYAILKCLRDCDSHRIEHEIMYSGMRKRCCNGRLLVSERKKPFLTRSLVVTAPISKKLEEFLTACPWQKGSYPPDFIDSSEISIEFRHFDVDHSIYGASAFAIHTPLGWIVYSGDLRMHGRFADKTKEFISEAKKLHPIALIIEGTRIDATSEDVSEDDVREKCAAAVADEKDLVVADFSPRNFERLETFKKIASEYGRELVVLMKDAYYLDALSCVHGSDQLEGIRIYQDLKKRIEGFEKKIVEKYEDALIDSEEIAVNPGSFIVCFSFWDMNRLLDIRPDGGTYIYSSSEAHTEDQLIDFVRLKNWLKMFRMKIKGFKVCETLHGQQPVFEIEPGYHASGHASQHDIFKIIEAIDPEIVIPVHTKRPNDFLRLEQQKILIPSKNNEVDLDRVLCEQKL, via the coding sequence TTGAGCGTTAAGTTAACTGTTTATGATGGATGCGATACGATAGGTGGGAACAAGATCTTTCTTGAATGTGATGATTATGGCGTACTCTTAGATTTCGGCATAAATTATGAGAAACTAGGAAAATATTATGAGGAATTCCTTGCGCCTCGTACTGGGAGAGGTATCTATGATTATCTCTGTACTGGGCAGTTGCCAAAAGTCAACGTATATAGAGATGATCTTATCCCAGCGGACATCGATATTTCTGATTTTCGAAAGTTAAGAGTAAATGCTGTGTTTGCCTCCCATGCTCATTTAGATCACGTAGGAATGATTCCCATGCTCAATATGGAAATTCCACTAATTGGAAGTCCAATGACATATGCGATCTTGAAATGCCTGAGAGATTGTGACAGCCATCGAATCGAACATGAGATCATGTATTCTGGGATGAGAAAACGTTGCTGCAACGGAAGGCTTTTGGTGAGTGAAAGAAAAAAACCGTTTCTTACGAGAAGTCTGGTTGTTACGGCTCCGATATCGAAAAAACTTGAAGAGTTCTTGACTGCTTGCCCCTGGCAAAAAGGCTCATATCCTCCAGATTTCATTGATTCTTCTGAAATTAGCATTGAATTCAGGCATTTTGATGTCGACCATTCAATTTACGGAGCCTCTGCCTTTGCTATACACACACCACTGGGATGGATCGTGTATTCGGGAGATTTGAGAATGCATGGTCGATTCGCTGACAAGACGAAGGAGTTCATTAGCGAAGCTAAAAAGCTTCATCCCATCGCACTCATAATCGAGGGCACGCGCATCGATGCAACAAGTGAGGATGTAAGTGAAGATGACGTTAGAGAAAAATGCGCAGCTGCCGTTGCTGATGAAAAGGATTTAGTTGTTGCTGACTTTTCGCCCCGCAATTTCGAGCGCCTAGAAACGTTTAAGAAAATTGCCTCCGAATACGGCAGGGAACTCGTTGTCCTAATGAAAGATGCGTATTACCTAGATGCCCTATCATGCGTTCATGGAAGTGATCAGTTGGAAGGCATACGCATATATCAAGATCTGAAAAAAAGGATTGAAGGCTTTGAAAAGAAAATCGTTGAAAAATATGAAGATGCTTTGATAGATTCAGAGGAGATCGCGGTTAATCCTGGGAGTTTCATTGTCTGCTTTTCGTTCTGGGATATGAACAGATTGCTCGATATTAGACCTGATGGAGGGACCTATATCTATTCGAGCAGTGAAGCTCATACAGAGGATCAACTAATAGATTTCGTCAGGCTGAAAAATTGGCTGAAAATGTTCAGAATGAAGATCAAAGGGTTCAAAGTCTGCGAAACTCTTCACGGGCAACAACCAGTATTTGAAATCGAACCTGGCTATCATGCATCAGGTCATGCATCTCAGCATGATATTTTTAAAATCATTGAAGCAATAGATCCTGAGATAGTCATTCCGGTCCACACAAAAAGGCCTAATGACTTTTTGAGACTAGAACAACAGAAGATCCTCATTCCATCTAAGAATAACGAAGTGGATTTGGATCGCGTTCTTTGTGAGCAAAAACTCTGA
- a CDS encoding ATP-binding cassette domain-containing protein, which yields MTSVIEVENLVKIFNGSVRAVDGISFSVEESEIFGFLGPNGAGKTTTISILTTLLKPTSGSARILGHDVLKEAYEVRKLIGLVPQELTVDDDLTGRENMLLQADLYGVPKKEAIERVEELLSLVKLKEAADRLVKTYSGGMRKRLELAEGLIHRPSILFLDEPTLGLDVQTRAVIWDYIKELKRNYNMTIFMTTHYLEEADALCDRIAIIDHGRIMALDSPETLKRSIGGDVIEISIDGDPEISNLIKEVDGVVEVKKDGEGYRIKAINGEKVIPLLLKSIVERGYSVGKVHLERPNLDQVFLEYTGKSLRDSEHSSPVGRFQRRAAALQARRRR from the coding sequence TTGACATCCGTTATTGAAGTCGAAAACCTCGTTAAGATCTTCAATGGATCAGTGCGCGCAGTCGATGGTATTAGTTTCAGTGTGGAGGAAAGTGAAATCTTTGGATTCCTCGGTCCGAACGGAGCCGGTAAAACAACTACAATTTCAATCCTCACAACACTGTTGAAACCTACGAGTGGAAGTGCTCGCATTCTTGGCCATGATGTCTTGAAAGAGGCTTATGAAGTTAGGAAACTCATTGGTCTTGTTCCGCAGGAATTAACGGTCGATGATGACCTAACTGGTCGCGAAAATATGTTGCTCCAGGCAGATTTATATGGCGTTCCGAAGAAGGAGGCTATCGAAAGAGTGGAAGAACTCCTTTCACTTGTGAAGCTTAAGGAAGCGGCAGACAGGCTTGTTAAGACTTATTCTGGTGGAATGAGAAAACGACTAGAACTCGCTGAAGGGTTAATTCACAGACCGTCGATTCTTTTCTTGGACGAGCCTACGCTCGGACTCGACGTTCAAACAAGAGCAGTCATATGGGATTACATCAAAGAACTCAAGAGAAATTACAATATGACGATTTTCATGACAACGCACTATCTTGAAGAGGCAGATGCATTGTGTGATCGCATTGCAATTATCGATCATGGCCGTATTATGGCGCTCGATTCTCCTGAGACCCTCAAGCGATCGATCGGTGGCGATGTTATTGAGATTAGCATAGATGGTGATCCGGAGATCAGCAATTTAATAAAGGAAGTTGATGGGGTTGTGGAGGTTAAAAAGGACGGAGAAGGTTATAGAATTAAGGCCATAAATGGAGAAAAAGTCATCCCATTACTTCTCAAATCGATAGTTGAAAGAGGATACAGCGTCGGCAAAGTGCACCTAGAACGGCCGAACCTAGACCAAGTGTTCCTTGAATACACTGGTAAGTCTCTCAGAGACTCAGAGCACTCAAGTCCTGTTGGAAGGTTCCAGCGTAGGGCTGCTGCTCTTCAAGCGAGGAGGAGAAGATAG
- a CDS encoding ABC transporter permease, with amino-acid sequence MINASFLKQTWALTVRELKHWYRVKIQIFMALLQPIVWLGLFGQAFQLNKLFMPTDLPPGSFPQPDLSIIFAGAPDYFSYMAVGMFAVIVLFTCMFGGTSIVWDRRFGFLDKLRASPIPRGVIPVSRIGSTVIRAMIQMLIVFLIALLFAYVPGLTGLSLSPDFMAIDFVGLIVVMLLLAVAFASLFITIALAVENQDTLFAVINLLNLPIMFASAALFPTTLMPDWLKTVANYNPLTLAVDAARIFVFHNPNPIYGIWTDIGGLSVFALVLLCISIIASRKLLGAR; translated from the coding sequence ATGATTAACGCAAGCTTTCTCAAACAAACCTGGGCACTTACCGTAAGAGAGTTGAAACATTGGTATCGGGTGAAGATTCAGATATTTATGGCTCTACTTCAGCCAATTGTATGGCTCGGACTTTTCGGGCAGGCGTTTCAATTGAACAAGCTCTTCATGCCAACTGATTTGCCACCAGGATCATTCCCTCAACCAGATTTATCGATCATATTTGCCGGAGCACCAGATTATTTCTCATATATGGCTGTGGGAATGTTTGCCGTGATAGTACTGTTCACATGCATGTTCGGTGGAACGTCGATAGTCTGGGATAGAAGATTCGGATTCTTAGATAAGCTTCGCGCATCGCCAATTCCAAGAGGCGTTATTCCTGTGTCGAGAATCGGCTCAACAGTTATAAGGGCAATGATCCAAATGCTCATTGTATTTCTAATTGCGCTTCTCTTCGCATACGTCCCCGGCTTGACAGGATTATCCCTTTCTCCAGATTTCATGGCTATAGACTTTGTAGGGTTGATCGTTGTAATGCTCTTGCTTGCTGTTGCTTTCGCATCGCTTTTCATAACGATTGCCCTTGCGGTCGAAAATCAAGACACACTTTTTGCTGTGATAAATCTATTAAATTTACCTATTATGTTTGCCTCAGCAGCACTGTTCCCGACGACACTCATGCCCGATTGGCTCAAAACTGTTGCGAACTACAATCCACTCACGCTAGCGGTTGATGCGGCAAGAATCTTTGTATTCCACAATCCAAATCCAATATATGGCATCTGGACAGATATCGGTGGGCTGTCGGTCTTCGCTCTTGTTCTTTTGTGTATTAGTATCATAGCGTCGAGGAAGCTGCTTGGTGCTCGCTAA
- a CDS encoding PadR family transcriptional regulator, which yields MIGKTYYYKDKKISPLQLVMLIALREKPMYGYEILKRIREDFKNLWNPQTGSIYPALKRLENHGLIESEVAGETEYYRLTPEGESFISQTLSKIPSDIEVTICYLNILAKAAASIRNETSNGRILSLLSGFDLESEDLIEKFEKLTAIREALLSKLINVQEELENTRKILKQTGGDLS from the coding sequence ATGATTGGAAAAACGTATTATTATAAAGATAAGAAAATAAGCCCCTTGCAACTCGTCATGCTGATTGCACTACGGGAGAAGCCTATGTACGGGTACGAAATTCTAAAAAGAATAAGAGAAGATTTCAAAAATCTATGGAATCCCCAGACAGGATCGATTTATCCAGCACTCAAAAGACTTGAAAATCATGGGCTAATCGAGTCGGAGGTTGCAGGAGAGACGGAATATTATAGACTGACACCTGAAGGAGAGTCCTTTATAAGCCAAACCCTTTCGAAAATTCCCTCTGATATCGAAGTCACTATTTGTTATTTGAACATCCTTGCAAAGGCAGCCGCATCCATTAGAAATGAAACATCCAATGGAAGAATCCTTTCTTTACTCTCTGGATTTGACTTAGAGTCTGAAGATCTTATAGAAAAATTTGAAAAGCTAACTGCAATAAGAGAGGCCCTGCTCTCAAAGCTCATCAACGTCCAGGAAGAATTGGAAAACACTCGGAAAATTCTCAAACAAACAGGGGGCGACCTTAGTTGA
- a CDS encoding cyclic 2,3-diphosphoglycerate synthase, translating to MERTRVIIMGAAGRDFHNFNTYFRDNPAYDVVAFTAAQIPNIDERVYPGEVTGNLYPNGIPIYPEDLLPKLIKEFAVEQVIFAYSDISHIDLMHKASLVLAAGADFRLMGNSKIVLKSKVPVISVCAVRTGSGKSQTTRKICTILKSKGLKVVAVRHPMPYGDLKKQIVQRFASYDDLDLQECTIEEREEYEPLIDMGIIVYAGVDYARILQQASQDADVIVWDGGNNDLPFFKSDLHIVVADPHRAGHELTFHPGETNVRLADIVIINKVQTADRQDILKVRENVKILNPDVIIIEAASPISVEDPGLIRGKRVLVVEDGPTVTHGGMKYGAGMIAAEDFGAREIIDPRPYAVGSIRQTFRDYSHIGNFLPAMGYGKNQIKELEETINQADCDVVVSGTPVNLERVMNVNKPLVRVKYELCEIGRPTIEELIVAKLGPTLKLV from the coding sequence ATGGAACGAACAAGAGTTATTATCATGGGGGCAGCAGGTCGTGACTTTCATAATTTCAATACCTACTTCAGAGATAATCCAGCTTATGATGTTGTAGCCTTTACAGCGGCTCAAATACCAAATATAGATGAAAGAGTATATCCTGGTGAGGTAACAGGAAATCTATATCCAAATGGAATTCCAATTTATCCTGAGGATTTATTACCCAAACTTATAAAGGAATTCGCCGTCGAGCAAGTAATTTTTGCATATAGCGATATTTCACACATAGACCTAATGCATAAAGCTTCCCTGGTATTAGCCGCAGGAGCAGATTTTCGATTGATGGGAAACTCAAAAATAGTCTTGAAATCGAAAGTCCCTGTGATTAGTGTCTGCGCTGTTCGAACTGGTTCAGGTAAGAGCCAGACGACACGAAAAATCTGTACGATTTTGAAGTCTAAAGGACTTAAGGTCGTAGCAGTGAGACATCCAATGCCCTATGGTGATTTAAAGAAACAAATCGTACAAAGATTCGCAAGTTATGACGATCTTGATTTACAAGAGTGCACGATAGAAGAAAGGGAGGAATACGAACCTCTTATTGACATGGGTATTATTGTATATGCTGGGGTGGATTATGCTCGCATATTGCAGCAAGCAAGCCAGGATGCTGACGTCATAGTGTGGGATGGTGGCAATAACGATCTCCCTTTTTTCAAATCCGACCTTCATATTGTTGTTGCGGATCCCCACAGGGCTGGTCACGAACTTACCTTTCATCCAGGTGAGACAAATGTGAGACTGGCTGACATCGTCATAATAAATAAAGTCCAAACAGCAGATCGTCAGGATATTCTAAAAGTACGCGAAAATGTCAAAATACTTAATCCAGACGTCATCATAATTGAGGCTGCATCACCTATTTCCGTCGAGGATCCTGGTCTAATTCGCGGGAAACGTGTCTTGGTCGTTGAGGACGGTCCGACAGTTACACACGGTGGAATGAAATACGGTGCCGGAATGATTGCTGCGGAGGACTTTGGTGCTCGGGAAATTATTGATCCTCGTCCATATGCAGTTGGCTCAATAAGACAGACTTTCAGGGATTATTCACATATCGGGAATTTCTTGCCGGCGATGGGTTATGGCAAAAATCAGATTAAAGAATTAGAGGAAACGATCAATCAAGCAGATTGTGACGTGGTTGTTTCAGGTACACCAGTGAATCTAGAAAGAGTGATGAATGTAAACAAACCCCTTGTAAGGGTGAAGTATGAACTTTGTGAAATCGGGCGGCCAACGATCGAAGAATTGATAGTGGCGAAACTCGGTCCTACGCTGAAGTTGGTTTGA
- a CDS encoding enoyl-CoA hydratase-related protein, translated as MAYECILLDIEEPFATITINRPKALNALSTTVLRELREALEKCEKDEKVKVVILTGAGEKAFVAGADIAEMSSLGPLDAKSFSEYGNSVFRYIEKMSKPVIAAINGYALGGGCELLMACDIVIASERAKIGQPEVKLGIPPGFGGTQRMSRLIGKMKAKELIFTGEMIDAQEAYRIGLVNRVVPAEKLIEEAKNIAKLIASRGQIAVRMAKQLINEGINIDLDSGLTLEAKGFALCFSTGDQKEGMKAFLEKREAKFTGK; from the coding sequence ATGGCATATGAATGTATCCTTTTAGATATAGAAGAGCCGTTTGCAACAATAACAATCAATAGGCCAAAAGCTTTGAATGCCCTGAGTACAACTGTACTTCGAGAACTCAGGGAAGCTTTGGAAAAATGCGAGAAAGATGAGAAAGTCAAAGTGGTGATACTCACGGGAGCAGGTGAAAAAGCTTTTGTGGCAGGGGCTGATATTGCAGAAATGAGCTCTCTCGGTCCTTTAGATGCAAAGAGCTTTTCGGAATATGGAAATAGTGTTTTTCGTTATATCGAAAAAATGTCGAAACCCGTAATAGCTGCTATAAATGGCTATGCCCTTGGAGGCGGTTGCGAATTGTTGATGGCGTGCGACATCGTTATTGCTTCTGAAAGGGCTAAAATCGGTCAACCAGAGGTGAAGCTAGGAATTCCGCCGGGTTTCGGTGGAACCCAGAGGATGTCTCGGCTTATCGGTAAAATGAAGGCAAAGGAATTGATTTTTACAGGGGAGATGATCGATGCACAGGAAGCATACAGAATTGGTCTCGTGAATAGAGTGGTTCCAGCAGAAAAATTGATAGAGGAAGCAAAGAATATTGCAAAACTGATTGCTTCAAGAGGCCAGATTGCAGTTAGAATGGCGAAGCAGCTCATTAATGAAGGAATTAATATTGATTTAGACAGCGGTCTTACACTTGAAGCAAAAGGCTTTGCGTTGTGCTTCTCGACTGGGGATCAGAAAGAAGGAATGAAGGCATTTCTCGAAAAACGAGAAGCTAAATTCACTGGGAAGTAG
- a CDS encoding CooT family nickel-binding protein: MCESSVFLEERGEVKEVMKDVTRIVMDGQTVVCINIIGERLTLEGVVLKEANLLSHGVVFKRV; the protein is encoded by the coding sequence ATGTGTGAATCATCAGTATTTTTGGAAGAGAGGGGTGAAGTAAAGGAAGTCATGAAAGATGTTACGAGAATTGTGATGGATGGTCAGACTGTTGTTTGTATTAATATCATTGGAGAAAGACTGACTTTGGAAGGTGTGGTCCTCAAAGAGGCAAATCTCTTGAGTCATGGAGTCGTGTTTAAGAGGGTCTAG